One Elaeis guineensis isolate ETL-2024a chromosome 10, EG11, whole genome shotgun sequence genomic window carries:
- the LOC105052166 gene encoding putative receptor protein kinase ZmPK1, whose product MRNPTMSTIVIPHFLIFLLLLPFVSPAPRISLTSHSFLSVGDDSDILISQGKSFACGFNKVGTNAFTFSIWFLNSKNKTVVWTANRDHPVNGHGSRVTMRKDGNLVLTDYDDTVFWSTNTSSTRSEAQLLDTGNLVVKDKDGEVLWQSFDYPTDTLLPNQVLNRTSRLVSAAAKGLLASGPYKSYFDSNNVLILIYDTPEFASIYWPDPGHIVWENGRSSYNSSRYAVLDDLGKFVSSDNLTIRASDLGPGIRRRLTLDYDGNLRLYSLNEWTEEWSISWVALSSICLVHSLCGRNGICVYTPTPHCTCPPGFEMNDTSDWSKGCKRKYNIDCDKSHQVEFFGLPETDFWGSDFNYTPSLSFRACMKICEVDCSCEAFGYKKGTGKCYPKTALHNGKSHPGVDNNIFLKFPRYVNTSNFTSRLQGLEHICNVTEESTPSSPLHRKSIGKKNWAYFYGFISAFFVIELLFVSFGWWFIFRREKHSSPMEEGYKAMSSQFRRFTYKELKRATRNFKEELGMGGSGVVYKGVLDDERVVAIKKLEDVIQGEEEFRAELSLIGRIYHMNLVRMWGFCLERSRRLLVSEFVENGSLDKVLFNGDGTASFLRWRDRFKIALGVAKGLAYLHHECLEWVIHCDVKPENILLGQDFEPKIADFGLAKLLNRGGSGQSLSRIQGTRGYLAPEWASSLPITGKVDVYSYGVVLLELVKGVRVSGWKIGREEEVEMVLRGSLKLLKENLESGEESWIEDFVDSRLDGQFNIKQALMMVETAVCCLEEERSKRPSMESVVQMLLLSDDELHSHAPSFEEVGHEVVNV is encoded by the coding sequence ATGAGAAATCCTACCATGTCCACCATCGTCATCCCTCATTTTCTCATCTTCCTGCTTCTCCTTCCTTTCGTATCTCCAGCACCTAGAATCTCTCTGACAAGCCATTCTTTCCTTTCTGTGGGGGATGACTCAGACATCCTCATCTCACAAGGCAAGTCATTCGCATGTGGCTTCAACAAAGTTGGTACGAATGCCTTCACCTTCTCTATCTGGTTCTTAAACTCCAAGAACAAGACTGTCGTATGGACAGCGAATCGTGACCACCCTGTGAATGGTCATGGGTCCAGAGTTACGATGCGCAAGGATGGGAACTTGGTTCTAACCGACTACGATGACACCGTCTTTTGGAGCACCAACACCAGCTCAACTCGATCTGAAGCGCAGCTTCTCGATACTGGGAATCTTGTTGTAAAGGATAAAGATGGTGAAGTTCTATGGCAAAGCTTTGATTATCCTACTGATACTCTTCTCCCTAACCAGGTACTCAATAGAACTTCCAGGCTGGTATCTGCTGCCGCCAAGGGATTGCTAGCTTCAGGCCCCTATAAGTCTTATTTTGATAGCAACAATGTTTTGATACTCATATATGATACACCTGAATTTGCTAGCATCTACTGGCCTGATCCTGGTCATATAGTGTGGGAGAACGGCAGATCAAGCTATAACAGTAGCAGATATGCAGTCCTTGATGACCTGGGGAAGTTCGTGTCGAGTGATAACTTGACAATCAGAGCTTCTGACTTGGGTCCGGGGATTAGGAGGAGGCTGACTCTGGATTATGATGGAAATCTTAGGCTGTACAGCTTGAATGAGTGGACCGAGGAGTGGTCGATTTCATGGGTTGCTCTTTCATCGATTTGTCTGGTACATTCgttgtgtggtaggaatggaatcTGTGTCTACACGCCGACACCTCACTGTACTTGTCCTCCTGGTTTTGAAATGAATGACACGAGTGATTGGAGCAAAGGTTGCAAGCGCAAATACAACATCGACTGCGACAAATCTCATCAGGTTGAATTTTTCGGGCTCCCTGAAACAGATTTCTGGGGGTCTGATTTCAATTACACTCCTTCCCTGTCATTCAGGGCTTGCATGAAGATTTGCGAAGTGGACTGTTCATGCGAAGCGTTTGGATATAAGAAGGGAACTGGGAAATGTTATCCAAAAACTGCCCTCCATAATGGAAAAAGTCATCCAGGCGTTGATAACAACATATTCTTAAAATTTCCCAGATACGTAAACACCTCAAACTTCACTTCTCGTCTTCAAGGGCTGGAGCACATTTGCAATGTCACGGAAGAATCCACTCCGTCATCACCTTTGCACCGAAAGAGCATCGGGAAAAAAAATTGGGCCTACTTCTATGGGTTTATATCAGCATTTTTTGTAATAGAACTCCTTTTTGTTTCATTTGGTTGGTGGTTTATTTTCAGGAGGGAGAAGCACTCAAGCCCAATGGAAGAAGGATACAAGGCGATGTCTTCTCAATTTCGAAGATTCACTTATAAAGAGCTCAAAAGGGCTACTCGAAACTTCAAGGAAGAGCTCGGGATGGGAGGTTCAGGAGTCGTGTACAAGGGAGTCTTGGATGATGAGAGGGTTGTGGCCATCAAGAAGTTGGAAGACGTGATCCAAGGAGAAGAGGAATTCCGCGCCGAACTGAGCCTCATAGGGAGAATATATCACATGAATTTAGTGAGAATGTGGGGATTTTGTTTAGAACGCTCCCGCAGGCTGTTGGTTTCCGAGTTCGTGGAGAATGGTTCATTGGACAAGGTCTTATTTAATGGTGATGGCACAGCTAGCTTTCTAAGATGGAGGGACAGGTTTAAAATTGCGTTAGGGGTGGCTAAGGGATTGGCCTATCTTCATCACGAGTGTCTTGAGTGGGTCATCCACTGTGATGTAAAGCCCGAGAATATATTGTTAGGTCAAGATTTTGAGCCCAAGATTGCAGACTTTGGACTGGCCAAATTGTTAAATAGAGGTGGATCTGGACAGAGCTTATCACGCATCCAAGGGACGAGGGGCTACCTTGCTCCAGAATGGGCTTCGAGTCTTCCAATCACCGGGAAGGTTGATGTCTATAGCTACGGAGTAGTGCTTCTAGAATTGGTGAAGGGGGTCAGAGTTTCAGGCTGGAAAATAGGTCGAGAGGAGGAGGTAGAGATGGTACTGAGGGGGTCACTTAAATTGCTCAAAGAGAACTTGGAGAGTGGAGAAGAGTCATGGATTGAAGACTTTGTTGACTCCAGATTGGATGGACAGTTCAACATCAAGCAAGCACTGATGATGGTGGAGACAGCAGTCTGCTGCCTAGAAGAAGAGAGAAGCAAAAGGCCATCCATGGAATCTGTTGTCCAAATGCTTCTTTTATCTGATGACGAGCTCCACTCCCATGCACCATCTTTCGAGGAAGTTGGGCATGAAGTAGTTAATGTGTAG